In Rhizobium oryzihabitans, one DNA window encodes the following:
- a CDS encoding DUF1036 domain-containing protein: MTRLFSAAALFLTPFVFVETAHADFRVCNSTQNLVGVAIGYRAQNGWVSEGWWQVPSSTCATLIEGELQSRYYYLYAEDAAHGGRWTGDVNMCVAENEFKIDGVDDCYARSFQRMGFKEYDTGRQGSWMVQLSDTPGTQGNQN; the protein is encoded by the coding sequence ATCACCCGTCTTTTTTCCGCAGCGGCATTGTTTCTGACCCCGTTTGTGTTCGTGGAGACCGCCCATGCGGATTTCCGCGTCTGCAACAGCACGCAAAACCTCGTGGGGGTCGCAATCGGCTACCGGGCACAAAACGGCTGGGTCAGTGAAGGCTGGTGGCAGGTTCCCTCCTCTACCTGCGCAACGCTGATAGAGGGTGAGCTGCAGTCGCGTTATTATTATCTTTATGCCGAGGATGCCGCCCATGGCGGCCGCTGGACCGGTGACGTCAACATGTGCGTGGCGGAAAACGAGTTCAAGATCGACGGCGTAGACGATTGTTATGCCCGCAGCTTCCAGAGAATGGGTTTCAAGGAATATGACACGGGCAGACAGGGTAGCTGGATGGTCCAGCTTTCCGATACGCCAGGCACACAGGGAAATCAAAACTGA
- the purE gene encoding 5-(carboxyamino)imidazole ribonucleotide mutase: MGSQSDWETMKNAADTLDALDVEYEARIISAHRTPDRLYDFANGAKDEGFKVIIAGAGGAAHLPGMTAAMTPLPVFGVPVQSKTMSGQDSLYSIVQMPAGIPVGTLAIGKAGAINAALLAAAVLALGDEDLADRLDAWRARQSAAVAEYPMDNAQ, translated from the coding sequence ATGGGCAGCCAGTCCGACTGGGAAACTATGAAGAACGCCGCCGATACGCTGGATGCGCTGGATGTGGAATATGAAGCCCGCATCATTTCCGCCCACCGCACGCCTGATCGACTTTATGATTTCGCCAATGGCGCAAAGGATGAGGGCTTCAAGGTCATCATCGCCGGTGCGGGCGGCGCTGCACATCTGCCGGGTATGACCGCGGCCATGACCCCGCTTCCGGTCTTCGGTGTTCCGGTGCAGTCCAAGACGATGTCCGGACAGGACAGCCTTTATTCCATCGTCCAGATGCCCGCCGGCATTCCCGTCGGAACGCTTGCCATCGGCAAGGCCGGTGCGATCAACGCGGCACTTCTGGCGGCAGCGGTTCTCGCGCTCGGCGACGAGGATCTGGCTGACCGGCTCGATGCGTGGCGCGCGCGCCAGTCGGCGGCCGTGGCCGAATATCCCATGGACAACGCACAGTGA
- a CDS encoding tetratricopeptide repeat protein, whose translation MRPNRFCMAIIVAQGFLFSAPVFPGMAAISHAADGQAPAVAEPAPAKTVDTLFASLKKERNAVKARSIANQIASEWSDSGSATINLLMQWAGEASDEKRNAAAYDFLDQIILLDPDYVQAPYRRAMVHFADGDTRKAMADINLTLEKEPRYFPALASLANILEASGRDELALKAWERYLALYPADKDARKQAIDLSEKLAGTRG comes from the coding sequence ATGCGCCCAAATCGTTTTTGCATGGCTATCATCGTCGCTCAGGGTTTCCTGTTTTCGGCCCCCGTGTTTCCGGGAATGGCTGCCATCAGTCATGCCGCAGACGGGCAAGCGCCCGCAGTTGCAGAGCCCGCGCCCGCCAAGACCGTCGACACGCTTTTCGCATCCCTGAAAAAAGAGCGAAACGCCGTCAAGGCGCGCAGCATCGCCAACCAGATTGCTTCCGAATGGAGTGATTCCGGCAGTGCGACGATCAATCTTCTGATGCAATGGGCAGGCGAAGCTTCAGACGAGAAGCGCAATGCCGCCGCTTACGATTTTCTCGACCAGATCATCCTGCTCGATCCCGACTATGTGCAGGCGCCCTATCGCCGCGCCATGGTGCATTTCGCCGATGGCGACACCCGCAAGGCCATGGCGGATATCAACCTGACGCTGGAAAAGGAGCCACGCTATTTTCCCGCACTGGCAAGCCTCGCCAACATCCTCGAAGCCTCAGGCCGCGACGAGTTGGCTCTGAAGGCCTGGGAACGCTATCTGGCTCTCTACCCTGCAGACAAGGACGCCCGCAAACAGGCCATCGATCTTTCCGAAAAGCTGGCCGGCACACGCGGCTGA
- a CDS encoding DUF882 domain-containing protein translates to MTEIVFQAGIELPYLHRNNALSTKIARGLIKDICTKLSARAVTFACLMLAAMPFVGASATEAFAETRSLKLYYIHTREKAVITFKRNGKYDQKGLQELNRFLRDWRRNQPTRMDPRLFDLVWEVYRRSGATDYINVVSAFRSPETNGLLRTRTKGVAEKSQHMLGKAMDFYIPGVKLARLREIGMQMQIGGVGFYPSSGSPFVHMDVGGVRAWPRMSRQELVRIFPNGNTLHLPSDGKPLPGYEQALADYKKRVSSSSIQVASSAGSGPASSGGGKRKTLLQTLFGGGGDEDEDPDSIAAPEPAERPAVARPAAPQPAAPEPEQAIAVASAQSLPGVNDAPLPTARPAFGNQPANTGLATALYSPARNAAQDALQAATTPTPASAPAERQQFADLAEVSVPVPTLLGPRGMRGDAEGSILTASADGATPAATGELASVPVPANRPAVAEALLAAANADPEGEDDLADAQQDTLSPTVVAALEQSGQAARSQVQSAAVPTAAAFPAAVNHKVTVAPAETAKAEPKQGFGDAFDLKPAINGGLTAGLPTKGSRPSKQDAAVSHQAMVGGGRLTQDLISDWALNQNKGTTGRSVKAPRVIANRMLSHDMSASATSASFRPGAAAIESSRFSTPVKMH, encoded by the coding sequence GTGACAGAAATTGTCTTCCAGGCGGGGATCGAATTGCCATATCTGCATCGGAATAACGCGCTGTCGACCAAGATCGCGCGCGGCTTGATCAAGGATATATGCACGAAGCTGTCGGCACGCGCTGTCACCTTTGCCTGCCTGATGCTCGCCGCCATGCCTTTCGTAGGTGCCTCGGCGACGGAAGCCTTCGCCGAGACGCGCAGCCTTAAACTGTATTATATCCATACACGCGAGAAGGCGGTCATCACCTTCAAGCGCAATGGCAAATACGACCAGAAGGGTCTGCAGGAGCTGAACCGGTTCCTGCGTGACTGGCGCCGCAACCAGCCGACACGGATGGATCCGCGCCTGTTCGATCTCGTCTGGGAAGTTTATCGCCGCAGCGGCGCGACCGATTACATCAACGTCGTTTCGGCCTTCCGCTCGCCGGAGACCAATGGTCTCCTGCGCACCCGCACCAAGGGTGTCGCGGAAAAAAGCCAGCATATGCTCGGCAAGGCCATGGATTTTTACATACCCGGCGTGAAGCTGGCGCGTCTGCGCGAAATCGGCATGCAGATGCAGATCGGCGGCGTTGGTTTCTATCCGAGTTCCGGTTCCCCCTTCGTGCACATGGATGTCGGCGGCGTTCGTGCCTGGCCGCGCATGAGCCGCCAGGAACTCGTCCGCATCTTCCCGAACGGCAATACGCTGCATCTTCCCTCCGACGGCAAGCCGCTTCCCGGTTACGAGCAGGCTCTGGCGGATTACAAGAAGCGCGTTAGCTCATCCTCTATCCAGGTTGCTTCCAGCGCCGGTTCCGGTCCTGCTTCTTCCGGCGGCGGCAAGCGCAAGACGCTGTTGCAGACACTCTTTGGCGGTGGAGGCGATGAGGACGAAGATCCGGATAGCATCGCAGCGCCGGAGCCCGCAGAACGCCCGGCTGTCGCACGGCCGGCTGCTCCGCAGCCCGCAGCGCCCGAGCCGGAACAGGCCATTGCCGTTGCTTCCGCACAATCTCTTCCTGGCGTGAACGATGCGCCGCTGCCAACGGCTCGTCCCGCCTTCGGCAATCAGCCGGCCAATACCGGCCTTGCGACTGCACTTTATTCTCCTGCCCGCAATGCTGCGCAGGATGCACTGCAGGCTGCGACAACGCCGACACCGGCGTCCGCTCCAGCTGAGCGTCAGCAATTTGCCGATCTGGCCGAGGTATCCGTACCCGTGCCGACACTTCTCGGGCCGCGTGGCATGAGAGGCGATGCCGAGGGATCGATCCTGACGGCTTCGGCAGATGGCGCAACCCCGGCTGCGACCGGTGAACTTGCCTCCGTTCCGGTTCCCGCCAATCGCCCGGCAGTCGCAGAAGCTCTGCTGGCAGCGGCCAATGCTGACCCCGAAGGCGAAGACGATCTCGCCGACGCACAGCAGGATACGCTTTCGCCGACAGTGGTGGCGGCTCTTGAACAGAGCGGTCAGGCTGCCCGTTCTCAGGTTCAATCGGCTGCCGTTCCGACAGCTGCTGCGTTCCCGGCCGCTGTCAACCACAAGGTTACGGTAGCGCCGGCCGAAACGGCCAAGGCAGAACCGAAGCAGGGCTTCGGCGATGCTTTCGACCTCAAGCCCGCCATCAATGGTGGCCTCACTGCCGGCTTGCCGACCAAGGGCTCGCGCCCGAGCAAGCAGGATGCGGCTGTTTCCCATCAGGCGATGGTTGGTGGTGGCCGTCTGACGCAGGATCTGATCTCGGATTGGGCGCTCAACCAGAACAAGGGTACGACCGGGCGTTCGGTGAAGGCGCCGCGCGTTATCGCCAACCGCATGCTCAGCCACGACATGTCGGCCTCTGCCACCTCGGCAAGCTTCAGGCCGGGCGCTGCGGCAATCGAGTCCAGCCGCTTCAGCACGCCGGTGAAAATGCACTGA
- a CDS encoding 5-(carboxyamino)imidazole ribonucleotide synthase, translated as MGTNNLTKGNLTIGIIGGGQLGRMLAMAAARLNHRTIVLEPQADCPAAQVCNSQIVADYDDETALAELAGLCDVVTYEFENVPVAAAETLAASVPVYPPPQALSASQDRLTEKRFLNGCGIPTADFRAVDSQEDLEAALAAFGGKGVLKTRRMGYDGKGQRLFRGGEDTTGAFEALGGVPLILESFVAFEREISIIAARFRDGTVTCYDPAENVHLNGILHTSTVPAALSDGAKDVAVQSAEKLLAALDYVGVIGIEFFVLPDGSLVANEMAPRVHNTGHWTEAACVISQFEQHMRAVSGLAPGSTARHSDCVMTNLIGDDINDVPAWLSKKDCLVHLYGKTQARPGRKMGHVTELLHTGKPSVF; from the coding sequence ATGGGCACCAATAATCTGACCAAGGGCAACCTCACCATCGGCATTATCGGCGGCGGACAGCTCGGCCGCATGCTGGCAATGGCCGCAGCCCGCCTCAACCACCGCACCATCGTGCTGGAGCCCCAGGCCGATTGTCCGGCCGCACAGGTCTGCAACAGCCAGATCGTCGCGGATTATGACGATGAAACCGCGCTTGCCGAACTCGCCGGTCTTTGCGATGTCGTGACCTACGAATTCGAGAACGTGCCCGTTGCGGCAGCCGAGACGCTCGCCGCCTCCGTTCCTGTCTATCCGCCGCCGCAGGCGCTCAGCGCCTCGCAGGACCGGCTGACGGAGAAACGCTTCCTCAACGGTTGCGGCATTCCGACCGCCGATTTTCGCGCTGTGGACAGCCAGGAAGATCTGGAGGCAGCACTGGCCGCCTTTGGTGGCAAGGGCGTGCTGAAGACGCGCCGCATGGGCTATGACGGCAAGGGCCAGCGCCTGTTCCGGGGTGGCGAGGACACCACGGGCGCTTTTGAGGCGCTTGGCGGCGTGCCGCTCATCCTCGAAAGCTTCGTTGCCTTCGAGCGGGAGATTTCGATCATCGCCGCCCGGTTCAGGGACGGCACGGTCACCTGCTACGATCCCGCCGAGAACGTTCACCTGAACGGCATTCTGCATACTTCGACCGTGCCGGCAGCGCTTTCCGACGGGGCGAAGGATGTTGCCGTACAGTCGGCGGAAAAGCTTCTGGCGGCGCTCGATTATGTCGGCGTGATCGGCATCGAGTTCTTCGTCCTGCCTGATGGTTCGCTTGTCGCCAATGAAATGGCGCCACGTGTTCACAATACCGGGCACTGGACGGAAGCCGCCTGCGTGATCTCGCAATTCGAACAGCATATGCGTGCGGTCTCGGGTCTTGCGCCCGGCAGCACGGCCCGCCATTCGGATTGCGTCATGACCAACCTCATCGGCGACGACATCAACGATGTGCCAGCGTGGCTGTCGAAAAAAGACTGTCTCGTGCATCTCTACGGCAAGACGCAAGCGCGGCCCGGACGCAAGATGGGCCATGTGACCGAGCTTTTGCACACAGGAAAACCCTCAGTCTTTTAA
- a CDS encoding YdcH family protein, which produces MPDQDQADIRLTLARLRQEHEDYDAAINAMIQTSCDALRIQRMKKKKLAVKDKMTQLEDQVIPDIIA; this is translated from the coding sequence ATGCCCGATCAGGACCAGGCGGACATCAGGCTCACGCTGGCGCGGCTGCGCCAGGAGCATGAAGACTATGACGCGGCGATCAACGCGATGATCCAGACCAGTTGCGATGCGCTGAGGATACAGCGCATGAAAAAGAAGAAGCTGGCCGTCAAGGACAAGATGACCCAGCTCGAAGACCAGGTCATTCCCGATATCATCGCCTGA
- the pyk gene encoding pyruvate kinase: MKRNRKVKILATLGPASSEEAMIEKLHLAGADLFRINMSHASHDVMRTLIQRIRSVESRNGRPIGILADLQGPKLRVGKFAETKVDLVPGQTFTLDNNDAPGDNSRVFLPHPEILEAVKPGHRLLIDDGKLHLRAEKCDGKSIVTTVVSGTRISDRKGISLPDTLLGVGVLTDKDRVDLDAVLATNEVDWVALSFVQRPEDLAEVRKISRGRVGLMSKIEKPQAIERIEEIIELSDALMVARGDLGVEMPLEAVPGIQKQLTRACRRAGKPVVVATQMLESMITAPVPTRAEVSDVATAVFEGADAIMLSAESASGDYPVEAVSTMASIASTVEQDPYYSNIIYAQRPQPEATGADAISLAARQIAETLKLAAIVTYTSSGTTGLRAARERPQVPIIALSPIIQTARRLSVVWGLHCVVTGDASDLDDMVNRACRIVVSEGFGKPGERIIISAGVPLGTPGATNMVRIAYIGSDGQSGV; the protein is encoded by the coding sequence ATGAAGCGTAACCGCAAAGTCAAAATTCTTGCAACTCTCGGCCCCGCCTCTTCCGAAGAGGCGATGATCGAGAAGCTGCATCTGGCCGGCGCCGATCTCTTCCGCATCAACATGAGCCATGCGAGCCACGACGTGATGCGGACGCTCATTCAGCGTATCCGTTCGGTCGAGAGCCGCAACGGCCGTCCCATCGGCATTCTGGCCGACCTGCAGGGTCCCAAGCTGCGCGTCGGAAAATTCGCCGAAACCAAGGTCGATCTCGTTCCGGGCCAGACCTTCACGCTCGACAATAATGACGCCCCCGGCGACAACAGCCGCGTTTTCCTGCCGCACCCTGAAATTCTCGAAGCCGTCAAGCCTGGCCACCGCCTGCTGATCGACGACGGCAAGCTGCATCTGCGCGCTGAAAAATGCGACGGCAAGAGCATCGTCACCACGGTCGTTTCCGGCACCCGGATTTCCGACCGCAAGGGCATCAGCCTGCCCGATACCCTGCTTGGCGTCGGCGTGCTGACCGATAAGGATCGCGTCGATCTCGATGCCGTTCTGGCGACCAATGAAGTGGACTGGGTTGCACTTTCCTTCGTCCAGCGTCCGGAAGACCTGGCCGAAGTCCGCAAGATTTCGCGCGGCCGCGTTGGCCTGATGTCCAAGATCGAGAAGCCGCAGGCGATCGAGCGGATCGAGGAAATCATCGAACTTTCCGACGCATTGATGGTCGCACGCGGCGATCTCGGTGTCGAAATGCCGCTGGAAGCAGTTCCGGGCATCCAGAAGCAACTGACGCGTGCCTGCCGTCGGGCCGGCAAGCCCGTCGTTGTCGCCACCCAGATGCTGGAATCCATGATTACCGCACCGGTTCCGACCCGCGCCGAGGTGTCGGACGTCGCGACTGCCGTGTTCGAAGGCGCCGATGCCATCATGCTTTCGGCTGAATCGGCTTCCGGTGATTATCCGGTCGAAGCCGTGTCGACCATGGCATCCATCGCCAGCACGGTGGAACAGGATCCCTATTATTCCAACATCATCTACGCGCAGCGCCCGCAGCCGGAAGCAACCGGCGCCGACGCGATTTCGCTTGCCGCCCGCCAGATTGCCGAAACGCTGAAGCTTGCGGCGATCGTCACCTATACGTCCTCCGGCACGACGGGCCTGCGCGCCGCGCGTGAACGGCCGCAGGTTCCGATCATTGCGCTTTCGCCGATCATCCAGACCGCACGCCGCCTGTCTGTCGTATGGGGCCTGCACTGCGTCGTCACCGGCGATGCCAGCGATCTGGACGACATGGTGAACCGCGCTTGTCGCATCGTCGTTTCCGAAGGTTTCGGCAAGCCGGGCGAGCGCATCATCATCTCCGCCGGCGTACCACTCGGAACCCCCGGCGCAACCAATATGGTGCGCATCGCCTATATCGGTTCGGACGGCCAGAGCGGCGTCTGA
- a CDS encoding DUF2312 domain-containing protein yields the protein MMDETSTTETVAAAELRQFIERVERLEEEKAAIQGDIKDVMGEAKGRGYDTKAIRTIIRLRKKDANERIEEETILQTYMAALGME from the coding sequence ATGATGGACGAAACCAGCACCACCGAAACCGTCGCCGCCGCCGAACTGCGTCAATTCATCGAGCGCGTCGAGCGTCTCGAAGAAGAAAAGGCCGCCATCCAGGGAGACATCAAGGATGTCATGGGTGAGGCGAAGGGTCGTGGTTACGATACCAAGGCGATCCGCACCATCATCCGCCTGCGCAAGAAGGACGCTAACGAGCGTATTGAAGAAGAAACCATCCTGCAGACCTATATGGCTGCGCTTGGCATGGAATGA
- the ykgO gene encoding type B 50S ribosomal protein L36 — translation MKIKNSLKALKARHRDNRLVRRKGRVYIINKQNPRFKARQG, via the coding sequence ATGAAAATCAAGAATTCGCTTAAAGCGCTTAAGGCCCGTCATCGCGATAACCGCCTGGTTCGCCGCAAGGGCCGCGTCTACATCATCAACAAGCAGAACCCGCGCTTCAAGGCTCGTCAGGGCTGA
- a CDS encoding DUF1244 domain-containing protein: MTIQNDKQQIEFEAAAFRRLVQHLRERHDVQNIDMMNLAGFCRNCLSNWYREAAEEAGVPLSKDQSREIVYGMPYEDWKAKYQAEASDAQKAAFEQSRPKE, encoded by the coding sequence ATGACGATACAGAACGACAAACAGCAGATCGAGTTCGAGGCCGCCGCCTTCCGCCGTTTGGTGCAGCATCTTCGCGAGCGCCATGATGTGCAGAACATCGACATGATGAATCTCGCCGGCTTCTGCCGCAACTGTCTTTCCAACTGGTATCGGGAAGCGGCTGAAGAGGCGGGTGTTCCGCTCAGCAAGGATCAATCCCGGGAAATCGTTTATGGGATGCCCTATGAGGACTGGAAGGCAAAATATCAGGCGGAAGCGAGCGACGCCCAGAAAGCTGCCTTTGAGCAGAGCCGACCCAAGGAATAA
- a CDS encoding YdcH family protein, with amino-acid sequence MTIQAHIASLEKKHGALEEELESILASPSSDDTEIADLKRRKLRLKDELQRLKASTRH; translated from the coding sequence ATGACCATTCAGGCTCATATTGCATCGCTCGAAAAGAAACACGGTGCTCTGGAGGAAGAGCTCGAAAGTATTCTTGCTTCCCCGTCTTCGGACGACACAGAGATCGCTGACCTCAAACGTCGAAAACTGCGCCTGAAGGATGAACTGCAGAGGCTTAAAGCCTCCACAAGGCATTAA
- a CDS encoding N-formylglutamate amidohydrolase — MNDFIPYEIIEGDYDKGMVLLADHAMNLLPAHYGKLGLPQTAFHRHIAFDIGIEGLTRSLAARLGVPAVLGRFSRLLIDPNRGEDDPTLIMKISDGAIIPGNHPISDEEWQKRIEIFHRPYHDAVDRVLNGVAQSSGEAPLVLSLHSYTPFWKETPRPWHAAVLWDTDNRVVDPLLAHLRATGDILVGDNEPYDGALKGDTMYRHCMMKGMPHALLEVRQDLIADEEGIADWSDRLAPIFAAMNDDPVLHEYQLFASRTGPY, encoded by the coding sequence ATGAACGACTTCATACCCTATGAAATCATAGAAGGCGATTATGACAAAGGCATGGTTCTTCTGGCGGACCATGCCATGAACCTCCTGCCGGCACACTACGGCAAACTTGGCCTTCCGCAAACCGCTTTTCATCGCCATATCGCATTTGATATCGGCATAGAAGGATTGACGCGGTCGCTCGCCGCCCGCCTTGGCGTGCCAGCGGTCCTCGGGCGCTTTTCGCGGCTCCTGATCGATCCGAATCGCGGCGAAGACGATCCCACTCTCATCATGAAGATTTCTGACGGCGCCATCATCCCCGGCAATCACCCGATTTCTGATGAGGAATGGCAGAAGCGCATCGAGATTTTTCACCGGCCTTATCACGATGCCGTTGATCGCGTGCTCAACGGTGTCGCGCAGTCGTCCGGGGAGGCGCCTCTCGTTCTGTCGCTGCATTCCTACACGCCGTTCTGGAAGGAAACGCCGCGGCCCTGGCATGCGGCTGTTTTGTGGGACACGGATAATCGTGTGGTCGATCCGCTTCTGGCGCATCTGCGCGCGACCGGCGACATTCTCGTCGGCGACAACGAACCCTATGACGGAGCGCTGAAGGGTGACACAATGTACCGCCATTGCATGATGAAGGGCATGCCGCATGCGCTTCTTGAGGTTCGGCAGGATCTGATCGCGGATGAGGAGGGGATTGCCGACTGGTCGGACCGGCTCGCTCCCATTTTTGCCGCAATGAACGACGATCCCGTCCTGCATGAATACCAGCTGTTCGCCTCCCGCACCGGCCCCTATTGA
- a CDS encoding sigma-54-dependent transcriptional regulator translates to MTAHVLVIDDDPVQRRLLKNAVERYGHLALLAENGKAGLELLKQYSGEINVVVLDLMMPEMDGLTFLKAVGELGTDVPVIVQTGQGGIDTVVHAMRAGAFDFVVKPVSPERIGAAISNALKLDRREAKARTGRRGRSNAVNFTDIVSASPAMLRVIELAQRAAQSSIPVVLEGESGVGKEMVARAIQSAGDRSNKPFITVNCGAIPHNLVESILFGHEKGAFTGATEKHVGKFMEADGGTLFLDEIGDLPLDVQVKLLRAVQQGEIETVGSARVQKVNVRLISATNKNLIEEVKEGRFREDLYYRLNVFPITIPALRRRKEDIPHLARVFAERFSAEQKLPNPVGLDASALALLTAYDWPGNIRQLENAVFRAVVLSQGEELADSDFPQIALQLPEFATGDDAGDSIRSPSGSSLKLAAYSPPPPLAETNAVLEDTADISTTIYRGGNLISSMDDSGNIRKLAEIEEELIRFALRFYRGQMSQVARKLGIGRSTLYRKLKDYGIDPDDPLRDAA, encoded by the coding sequence ATGACCGCGCATGTTCTCGTGATAGACGATGATCCTGTCCAGCGCCGCCTGCTCAAAAACGCGGTGGAACGTTATGGGCATCTCGCCTTGCTTGCCGAAAACGGCAAAGCGGGGCTGGAGCTGCTCAAGCAATATAGCGGCGAGATCAATGTTGTTGTCCTCGACCTTATGATGCCGGAAATGGACGGCCTGACCTTTTTGAAAGCCGTGGGTGAACTTGGTACCGATGTTCCCGTCATTGTCCAGACGGGACAGGGCGGCATCGACACTGTCGTGCACGCCATGCGCGCCGGCGCCTTCGATTTCGTCGTCAAGCCGGTCTCGCCGGAAAGGATCGGCGCCGCCATCTCCAATGCTCTCAAACTCGACAGGAGAGAGGCAAAGGCCCGCACGGGCAGGCGCGGACGGAGCAATGCAGTGAATTTTACCGATATCGTTTCCGCAAGCCCCGCAATGCTAAGGGTCATCGAGCTCGCACAACGCGCCGCCCAGTCCAGCATTCCCGTGGTGTTGGAAGGTGAATCCGGTGTTGGCAAGGAAATGGTCGCGCGCGCCATCCAGTCGGCCGGTGACCGGTCGAACAAGCCATTCATCACCGTCAATTGTGGTGCTATCCCGCACAATCTGGTCGAAAGCATTCTCTTCGGCCACGAGAAGGGCGCTTTCACGGGTGCCACGGAAAAACATGTCGGCAAATTCATGGAGGCGGATGGCGGAACGCTGTTCCTTGATGAAATCGGCGATCTGCCGCTGGACGTTCAGGTCAAGCTGCTGCGAGCGGTTCAGCAGGGCGAAATCGAGACCGTCGGCTCCGCGCGGGTCCAGAAGGTCAACGTCCGGCTGATTTCCGCCACCAACAAGAACCTTATCGAAGAGGTGAAGGAAGGCCGTTTCCGCGAGGATCTCTATTATCGCCTCAACGTCTTCCCGATCACCATTCCGGCGCTGCGCCGCCGCAAGGAGGATATTCCCCATCTGGCGCGGGTTTTCGCCGAGCGTTTTTCGGCGGAGCAGAAATTGCCCAATCCGGTTGGCCTTGACGCCAGCGCCCTGGCGCTGCTGACGGCTTATGATTGGCCGGGCAATATCCGCCAGCTTGAAAACGCCGTTTTCCGCGCTGTCGTGCTGTCGCAGGGCGAGGAACTGGCGGATTCCGATTTTCCGCAGATCGCGCTGCAACTGCCGGAATTTGCAACGGGGGATGATGCGGGAGATTCCATCCGGTCGCCGTCTGGATCGTCGCTGAAACTCGCGGCCTATTCACCGCCGCCGCCATTGGCCGAAACTAACGCCGTTCTTGAGGATACGGCGGATATTTCGACGACCATCTACCGCGGAGGCAACCTGATCTCCAGCATGGACGATTCGGGCAATATCCGAAAACTCGCGGAGATCGAGGAAGAGCTTATCCGCTTCGCCCTTCGTTTCTATCGCGGGCAGATGAGCCAGGTCGCACGGAAACTCGGCATAGGGCGATCGACGCTTTATCGAAAACTGAAGGATTATGGCATCGATCCCGATGATCCGCTTCGAGATGCCGCCTGA
- a CDS encoding sulfite exporter TauE/SafE family protein — protein sequence MLTDFHFFLVAIPAVVLVGLSKGGLGGALALMGVPLMALAIPPVQAAAIFLPILIVMDLVALWAWRHHNHRQTLLIMLPGAIAGIALGWATSSLISADAMRLVVASVTILFVLRYFHESFKSRNGQQIPARPQRPAAATLWSSLSGYASFVAHAGGPPFQIYVLPLKLDPKTYTGMSVRFFAIMNAIKLIPYFALGALDATNLKTSASLLPVAMLATLAGARVVKYLKPSVFYPLMYAMALIAALKLLWDGLPL from the coding sequence ATGCTGACCGATTTTCATTTTTTCCTCGTCGCCATCCCCGCAGTCGTGCTTGTCGGCCTTTCCAAGGGTGGTTTGGGCGGCGCGCTGGCGCTGATGGGCGTGCCGCTGATGGCGCTTGCAATCCCGCCGGTACAGGCGGCGGCGATCTTCCTGCCGATCCTGATCGTGATGGATCTCGTGGCGCTTTGGGCCTGGCGACACCACAACCATCGGCAGACGCTCCTCATCATGCTGCCCGGCGCAATCGCCGGCATTGCACTTGGCTGGGCCACCTCAAGCCTCATATCCGCGGATGCCATGCGGCTCGTCGTCGCCTCTGTGACCATCCTCTTTGTGCTGCGCTATTTCCACGAGAGCTTCAAAAGCCGCAACGGGCAGCAAATCCCGGCTAGACCGCAACGACCGGCCGCAGCGACGCTCTGGTCCAGCCTGTCGGGTTATGCGAGTTTCGTCGCCCATGCGGGCGGCCCGCCCTTCCAGATCTATGTTCTGCCGCTGAAGCTCGATCCCAAGACCTATACCGGCATGAGCGTGCGTTTCTTCGCCATCATGAACGCGATCAAGCTCATCCCCTATTTTGCGCTGGGCGCGCTGGACGCCACCAACCTCAAGACCTCGGCCAGCCTCTTGCCGGTCGCGATGCTGGCGACGCTCGCCGGTGCAAGGGTGGTGAAATATCTGAAACCATCCGTGTTTTACCCGCTGATGTATGCCATGGCGTTGATCGCAGCCCTGAAACTGCTCTGGGACGGACTGCCCCTCTAG